From a region of the Drosophila nasuta strain 15112-1781.00 unplaced genomic scaffold, ASM2355853v1 ctg21_pilon, whole genome shotgun sequence genome:
- the LOC132797795 gene encoding uncharacterized protein LOC132797795: MAHNVVDSALNKFIAATDRISHFAARLNKASTDSASLYTCQVRRDQMRALWDKVEKEYEACSCVMSDEMTTDELPTIQAKYDYCYILYEQWSAQLSEQIADASQALTPRTPVQTQAVPFMSTGCRLPPCDTEVFGGDYTRWPTFRDLFTAIYIRNPRLSEVEKLFHLNSKTSGEAHAIVTKSPLTNEGFQSAWSSLTERFENKRLLVNSQLRILFNLPAIGQESGASIQELQSTIQGAVSHPRSDSGSVSQHERSDGSTGLTQGGPVAKQVNSFESRMGINDRVNYIKQQKLCLNCFARGHILTECTSAHSCFTCKGRHHTLLHRVNPAPTVTTPIASPIQSTSTQSANVQSFVAVNTQGVLLSTAVIHVCHLGVRYTARALIDSGSEATFLSEKLFKRLRMPYTSVQARVSGLTQAVAVQPRKFCQFLIGSPVRPDLQIEASAYVLPQLAGNLPSCSVPQTLLENLPSIQLADPKFHESSQIDVLLGADILPSILLGGSHPNICGTLLGQETIFGWILTGPVSGSISKSISSFSARLSVERTPPLEELLSKFWEVEDLPASPAKESDLFCEANFNATTVRTSTGRYMVTLPFRDPGHVNLGHSRATALAQFLRNESRLKRNDSLKEQYDSVIREYLDLGHMTQVPPSSSGNYYLPHHAVLKPDSTTTKLRVVFNASSPTSNGKSLNDILHTGPILQSDLTIQILKWRFFQFVFNADITKMYRQILVDPKHTRFQRLLFRTPDEKLCDFELNTVTFGVNCAPYLAIRVLHQLATHTKQAAVSAIDELRTALESAGFPLRKRTSNSKDVLRRIPKDHLLCADFLEIDEASVAKTLGIRWRATSDEFFFVTAEMVSKPSFSKREVLSQIAKLFDPAGWLAPVVIWA, translated from the exons ATGGCACACAATGTAGTAGATTCGGCATTGAATAAGTTCATTGCCGCGACTGACCGAATAAGTCACTTTGCGGCGCGACTTAACAAGGCTTCTACTGACAGCGCGTCCCTGTACACGTGCCAAGTCCGGAGGGACCAGATGCGTGCCTTGTGGGACAAGGTCGAGAAGGAGTACGAGGCTTGCTCCTGCGTCATGTCGGATGAAATGACGACAGACGAGTTGCCTACCATTCAGGCAAAATATGATTACTGCTATATTCTCTATGAGCAGTGGTCCGCTCAGCTAAGTGAGCAAATAGCTGATGCCTCCCAGGCACTCACTCCCCGTACACCCGTACAAACGCAAGCCGTGCCGTTCATGTCCACAGGGTGTCGCCTACCTCCGtgcgacaccgaagttttcggaggcgattacactcgctggcccaccTTCCGAGACTTATTCACGGCTATTTATATCCGAAATCCAAGACTGTCggaagttgagaaacttttccatCTCAACTCCAAGACCAGCGGTGAAGCCCATGCCATTGTGACAAAGTCTCCTTTGACCAATGAGGGGTTTCAGTCGGCGTGGTCCAGCTTGACTGAGCGTTTCgagaacaaacggttgctcgtGAACAGTCAGCTGCGAATCCTTTTCAACTtgcccgccattgggcaagagtcgggtGCATCCATTCAGGAGTTGCAGAGCACCATCCAAGG AGCGGTATCGCaccctagaagcgatagcggaAGTGTCAGCCAGCACGAGCGCTCCGACGGTTCCACGGGCCTCACGCAAGGAGGCCCCGTCGCCAAGCAGGTCAACTCCTTTGAGAGTCGG ATGGGTATCAACGATAGGGTCAATTATATAAAGCAACAGAAGCTGTGTCTCAATTGTTTCGCACGAGGCCATATCCTGACTGAGTGCACAAGTGCGCACAGCTGCTTTACTtgcaagggtcgtcatcatacactCTTGCATCGAGTGAACCCGGCACCGACAGTCACAACCCCGATTGCATCTCCAATACAGTCCACTTCCACCCAGTCAGCTAACGTCCAGTCATTCgtggcagttaacacacaaggtgttctgctCAGCACAGCTGTCATTCACGTATGCCATCTCGGCGTCCGCTATACAGCTCGGGCTCTGATTGACTCCGGATCAGAAGCCACCTTCCTCTCAGAGAAGttgttcaagcgcttgaggatgccGTATACATCCGTGCAAGCCCGCGTTTCTGGGCTGACGCAAGCTGTGGCAGTCCAGCCCCGAAAGTTTTGCCAATTCTTAATTGGCTCCCCGGTCAGACCCGATTTGCAGATCGAGGCGTCGGCGTACGTCCTCCCCCAGTTAGCGGGGAATCTGCCCTCATGTTCCGTCCCACAAACACTCCTCGAAAATCTGCCCAGCATCCAGCTGGCAGACCCCAAATTCCATGAGAGTTCGCAGATTGATGTGCTACTAGGCGCTGACATCCTCCCGTCCATTCTGCTCGGCGGCTCTCACCCTAACATTTGTGGGACCCTCCTCGgtcaagagaccattttcggttggatcctgacTGGCCCTGTGTCGGGATCCATTTCAAAATCCATTTCGTCcttttcggctcgactgtccgtcgagcGAACTCCGCCATTGGAGGAACTCCTCTCCAAATTTTGGGAGGTGGAGGACCTGCCGGCTAGCCCAGCAAAAGAATCTGACCTTTTTTGTGAGGCTAACTTCAACGCCACGACCGTGCGAACCTCAACGGGTCGCTACATGGTCACGCTCCCATTCCGCGATCCTGGTCACGTTAACCTGGGTCACTCGAGGGCTACCGCTCTCGCTCAGTTCCTGAGAAACGAGAGCCGTTTAAAGAGGAACGACTCTCTGAAGGAACAATATGACTCCGTTATTCGAGAGTATCTGGATTTGGGTCACATGACTCAAGTCCCCCCATCCAGTTCCGGCAACTACTATTTGCCGCATCACGCTGTTCTCAAGCCCGACAGCACCACCACGAAGCTTCGCGTTGTATTCAACGCCTCCAGCCCGACTTCAAACGGGAAGAGTCTGAATGACATCCTCCACACTGGGCCAATCCTTCAATCCGACCTGACCATTCAAATCCTGAAATGGAGGTTTTTCCAATTTGTCTTCAACGCTGACATCACCAAGATGTATCGGCAAATCCTTGTGGATCCCAAACACACCCGGTTTCAAAGGTTGCTCTTCCGTACTCCAGACGAGAAGTTATGCGACTTTGAGCTCAACACAGTCACCTTTGGAGTGAACTGTGCTCCGTACCTGGCTATCCGCGTTCTGCATCAACTTGCGA CTCACACTAAGCAGGCTGCGGTGTCTGCTATAGATGAGCTTCGAACGGCGCTCGAGAGTGCTGGGTTCCCTTTGCGTAAGAGGACCTCGAACTCGAAAGATGTGCTGAGAAGAATCCCTAAGGATCACTTGCTCTGTGCAGACTTCCTCGAGATCGACGAAGCTAGTGTCGCAAAGACGCTAGGTATTCGATGGCGGGCCACGTCCGACGAGTTCTTTTTCGTCACCGCCGAGATGGTGTCCAAACCATCTTTCAGCAAGAGAGAAGTGCTGTCGCAGATCGCCAAGTTGTTCGACCCAGCAGGTTGGCTTGCTCCCGTGGTCATTTGGGCCTAG
- the LOC132797796 gene encoding uncharacterized protein LOC132797796, whose translation MQRKSYVRTSSTVSPGSIERRVFAYVRRFAQRCRHPKVSFPERLSSQELAEAQERLIVQAQNRVYAKECASLRSHNRLIGSSDILSLNPFLDKQGVLRSCGRVRASTSLSYDERHPIILPFGCVFSRLLVSFTHQVSLHGGNQLVMRLVRTKYWTPKLRNLVKTVISACKTCVLQSQLMGDLPTARSTFSRPFTNSGVDFAGPSTSRATTKAIHHEATTDLTAEKFLEAFSRFVARRGCPLHMYSDNGKTHQDLAYHFNPPGAPHMGGLWEAGLKSFKTHFYKTVSSVKHTFEELSTLLSKIEACLNSRPLSPMSEDVSDLAALTPGHFLIGGPLLSMAEPESREDVESIRNRWQRLKALNQHFCVRWKNEYLKELHKRNKWQSPSRDLQIGDMVVIREENIPPQEWRLGRVLTACPSADERVRVVDLQTCRGVFRRPVAKLVLLPTGRAL comes from the exons ATGCAGCGCAAGTCCTATGTGAGGACTTCCTCGACCGTTTCTCCAGGTTCGATCGAGCGCCGAGTGTTTGCGTATGTGCGAAGGTTTGCCCAGCGTTGCCGCCATCCCAAGGTCTCGTTTCCAGAGAGGCTCAGCTCTCAAGAGCTTGCAGAAGCTCAAGAGAGGCTGATTGTACAGGCTCAGAATCGGGTATACGCGAAAGAGTGTGCTTCCCTCCGGTCCCATAATCGTTTAATCGGGTCAAGCGATATCCTAAGCTTGAATCCGTTCCTTGACAAGCAAGGTGTCCTGCGTTCCTGTGGACGCGTAAGAGCATCCACCTCCTTATCCTACGACGAACGGCATCCAATAATTCTCCCGTTCGGCTGCGTGTTTTCACGCCTCCTGGTTTCCTTCACGCATCAAGTCTCCCTCCATGGAGGCAACCAATTGGTGATGCGGCTGGTCCGAACCAAGTACTGGACTCCCAAGCTAAGGAACTTGGTGAAGACAGTAATTAGTGCATGCAAGACCTGCGTGCTCCAGTCGCAGCTGATGGGTGATCTCCCAACCGCTCGGTCGACTTTTTCGCGACCTTTCACTAACTCCGGAGTAGACTTCGCCGGTCCTTCGACGTCAAGAGCTAC CACGAAGGCAATCCATCATGAGGCGACCACGGATCTGACAGCGGAAAAGTTCTTGGAAGCTTTCTCCCGATTCGTGGCACGACGCGGGTGCCCTCTTCACATGTACTCTGACAACGGGAAAAC CCATCAAGATCTTGCATATCATTTCAACCCACCTGGTGCCCCTCACATGGGGGGTCTGTGGGAAGCAGGCCTCAAGAGTTTCAAGACGCATTTCTACAAGACGGTTTCCTCTGTAAAACATACGTTCGAGGAACTTTCCACCCTCCTGTCCAAAATTGAAGCGTGCCTCAATTCGCGGCCTTTGTCTCCTATGTCAGAGGATGTGAGCGACTTGGCGGCACTTACTCCCGGTCATTTCCTGATCGGGGGTCCGCTACTCTCCATGGCGGAGCCAGAGTCCAGAGAGGATGTGGAGTCCATCCGCAACCGCTGGCAACGGCTCAAGGCTCTCAATCAGCATTTCTGTGTGCGATGGAAGAACGAATATTTGAAGGAATTGCATAAGCGGAATAAGTGGCAGTCACCTTCACGCGATCTCCAAATCGGTGACATGGTGGTCATCAGAGAGGAGAATATACCACCACAAGAATGGCGCCTCGGGCGTGTGCTAACCGCTTGCCCAAGTGCTGATGAAAGGGTCCGTGTGGTAGACCTCCAGACGTGTCGTGGTGTTTTCCGCCGACCAGTTGCAAAGCTGGTCCTCCTTCCTACGGGACGCGCGCTCTGA